The following proteins come from a genomic window of Triticum aestivum cultivar Chinese Spring chromosome 6A, IWGSC CS RefSeq v2.1, whole genome shotgun sequence:
- the LOC123131631 gene encoding transcription termination factor MTERF9, chloroplastic, translated as MLHLRQRVLSHLLSAAPHPSTSILLPFQRLLSAAASAISPNPSFAVEEYLVSTCGLTRAQALKASAKLSHLKSPAKPDAVLAFLAGLGLSGADVAAVVARDPQILCAKVETTLSPIVAGLTGLGLSNAEIARLVSLAPAHFRCRSVVSKLEYYLPLFGPIDNLLRPLKHVLRSDLERVVKPNVKLLAECGLSACEIARLFIGAPRMFTAKPGRVLAMVACAEGIGVPRGSGMFRQALHAVSYISEDKIAAKVDYLKKTFRWSDAEVGIAVSKGPFILARSKDMLKRRSDFLISEVGLQPAYIAHCPAMLTYSLEGRLRPRYYVVKFLKENGLLEHGRGYYTTLVKTEKVFMEKFICPHKEAAPHLAEDYAAACKGEVPARFRFT; from the coding sequence ATGCTCCACCTCCGGCAGCGCGTCCTCTCCCATCTCCTCTCCGCCGCTCCCCATCCTTCCACCTCCATACTCCTCCCTTTCCAGCGCCTCCTCTCAGCCGCCGCGTCCGCCATTTCCCCGAACCCTAGCTTCGCCGTCGAGGAGTACCTCGTCTCCACCTGCGGCCTCACCCGTGCGCAGGCACTCAAGGCCTCCGCCAAGCTCTCCCACCTTAAGTCCCCCGCCAAGCCCGACGCTGtcctcgccttcctcgccggcctAGGCCTCTCCGGCGCTGATGTCGCGGCCGTCGTCGCTAGGGACCCACAGATCCTCTGCGCCAAAGTGGAGACAACCCTGTCCCCCATCGTCGCTGGGCTCACCGGCCTCGGCCTGTCAAATGCTGAGATTGCGCGCCTCGTCTCGCTCGCCCCCGCCCACTTCCGCTGCAGATCCGTCGTCTCCAAGCTAGAGTACTACCTTCCACTCTTCGGCCCCATCGATAACTTGCTCCGGCCGCTCAAACATGTCCTCCGCTCTGACCTCGAGAGGGTGGTCAAGCCAAATGTCAAGCTCCTAGCAGAGTGCGGGCTAAGTGCTTGTGAAATTGCCAGGCTGTTCATCGGTGCGCCGAGGATGTTTACCGCCAAACCAGGGCGCGTCCTGGCGATGGTTGCGTGCGCCGAAGGTATAGGTGTGCCCCGTGGCTCTGGAATGTTCAGGCAAGCGCTGCATGCTGTCTCATACATCAGCGAGGACAAGATCGCTGCCAAAGTGGACTACTTGAAGAAGACGTTTAGGTGGTCGGATGCCGAGGTTGGCATTGCTGTGTCCAAGGGGCCGTTTATACTGGCGAGGTCAAAGGACATGCTGAAGCGCAGGTCCGACTTCCTTATCTCTGAGGTGGGGTTGCAGCCGGCCTACATTGCTCATTGCCCGGCTATGCTCACCTACAGCCTGGAGGGCCGGCTCAGGCCCCGCTACTATGTTGTCAAATTTCTCAAGGAAAATGGATTGCTAGAGCACGGGCGGGGCTACTATACAACACTGGTTAAGACTGAGAAGGTTTTCATGGAAAAGTTCATCTGCCCACACAAGGAAGCCGCACCACACCTCGCTGAAGACTACGCGGCTGCTTGCAAAGGGGAAGTGCCGGCTAGATTCAGATTTACATGA